Proteins encoded within one genomic window of Erinaceus europaeus chromosome 13, mEriEur2.1, whole genome shotgun sequence:
- the GADD45A gene encoding growth arrest and DNA damage-inducible protein GADD45 alpha isoform X2, with the protein MTLEEFAAGEQKTERMDKVGDALEEVLSKALSQRTITVGVYEAAKLLNVDPDNVVLCLLAADEDDDRDVALQIHFTLIQAFCCENDINILRVTNPGRLAELLLLEPNASPAAGEGAQQPPDLHCVLVTNPHSSQWKDPALSQLICFCRESRYMDQWVPVINLPER; encoded by the exons ATGACTTTGGAAGAATTCGCGGCTGGAGAGCAGAAGACCGAAAG GATGGATAAAGTAGGGGACGCCCTGGAAGAAGTGCTCAGCAAAGCCCTGAGTCAGCGTACCATCACCGTGGGGGTGTACGAGGCGGCCAAACTGCTCAACGT CGACCCTGACAACGTGGTGCTCTGCCTGCTGGCGGCCGACGAGGACGATGACCGGGACGTGGCTCTACAGATCCACTTCACTCTGATCCAGGCCTTCTGCTGCGAGAACGACATCAACATCCTCCGCGTCACCAATCCCGGGCGGCTGGCCGAGCTCCTGTTGCTGGAACCCAATGCCAGCCCGGCGGCCGGGGAGGGCGCCCAGCAGCCCCCAGACCTGCACTGCGTGCTGGTGACG AATCCACACTCATCACAATGGAAGGATCCCGCCTTAAGTCAACTTATTTGTTTCTGCCGGGAAAGTCGTTACATGGATCAGTGGGTTCCAGTGATAAATCTCCCTGAACGGTGA
- the GADD45A gene encoding growth arrest and DNA damage-inducible protein GADD45 alpha isoform X1 → MTLEEFAAGEQKTERMDKVGDALEEVLSKALSQRTITVGVYEAAKLLNVDPDNVVLCLLAADEDDDRDVALQIHFTLIQAFCCENDINILRVTNPGRLAELLLLEPNASPAAGEGAQQPPDLHCVLVTNMSEHVGGLPAAEEILNPHSSQWKDPALSQLICFCRESRYMDQWVPVINLPER, encoded by the exons ATGACTTTGGAAGAATTCGCGGCTGGAGAGCAGAAGACCGAAAG GATGGATAAAGTAGGGGACGCCCTGGAAGAAGTGCTCAGCAAAGCCCTGAGTCAGCGTACCATCACCGTGGGGGTGTACGAGGCGGCCAAACTGCTCAACGT CGACCCTGACAACGTGGTGCTCTGCCTGCTGGCGGCCGACGAGGACGATGACCGGGACGTGGCTCTACAGATCCACTTCACTCTGATCCAGGCCTTCTGCTGCGAGAACGACATCAACATCCTCCGCGTCACCAATCCCGGGCGGCTGGCCGAGCTCCTGTTGCTGGAACCCAATGCCAGCCCGGCGGCCGGGGAGGGCGCCCAGCAGCCCCCAGACCTGCACTGCGTGCTGGTGACG AACATGTCTGAGCACGTCGGAGGGCTGCCAGCAGCGGAAGAGATCCTT AATCCACACTCATCACAATGGAAGGATCCCGCCTTAAGTCAACTTATTTGTTTCTGCCGGGAAAGTCGTTACATGGATCAGTGGGTTCCAGTGATAAATCTCCCTGAACGGTGA
- the GADD45A gene encoding growth arrest and DNA damage-inducible protein GADD45 alpha isoform X3: protein MTLEEFAAGEQKTERMDKVGDALEEVLSKALSQRTITVGVYEAAKLLNVDPDNVVLCLLAADEDDDRDVALQIHFTLIQAFCCENDINILRVTNPGRLAELLLLEPNASPAAGEGAQQPPDLHCVLVTPRCAGFINGIFSGTEHV from the exons ATGACTTTGGAAGAATTCGCGGCTGGAGAGCAGAAGACCGAAAG GATGGATAAAGTAGGGGACGCCCTGGAAGAAGTGCTCAGCAAAGCCCTGAGTCAGCGTACCATCACCGTGGGGGTGTACGAGGCGGCCAAACTGCTCAACGT CGACCCTGACAACGTGGTGCTCTGCCTGCTGGCGGCCGACGAGGACGATGACCGGGACGTGGCTCTACAGATCCACTTCACTCTGATCCAGGCCTTCTGCTGCGAGAACGACATCAACATCCTCCGCGTCACCAATCCCGGGCGGCTGGCCGAGCTCCTGTTGCTGGAACCCAATGCCAGCCCGGCGGCCGGGGAGGGCGCCCAGCAGCCCCCAGACCTGCACTGCGTGCTGGTGACG CCGAGATGTGCTGGTTTCATCAACGGGATTTTCTCTGGGACAGAACATGTCTGA